In Brachionichthys hirsutus isolate HB-005 chromosome 5, CSIRO-AGI_Bhir_v1, whole genome shotgun sequence, a single genomic region encodes these proteins:
- the miox gene encoding inositol oxygenase isoform X2 — protein MSAISIGPDPTMVYQPEIGIKETKKKEQYRNFESGSLVDRVFHTYKMMHTNQTLDFVKQKEAEWAGCTHTQMSMMDAIMSLDDVVDESDPDVDFPNSFHAFQTAEGIRQEYPDNDWFQLVGLIHDAGKIMALWDEPQWAVVGDTFPVGCRFQDSIVFRDETFQDNPDENNPNYNTKYGIYEPKCGLDSVHMSWGHDEYLYRVLKFNTCPIPEEGLYMIRFHSFYPWHTHGDYMHLCNDKDLLILPSVQQFNKFDLYTKNTDLPDPGKLKPYYQSLIDKYCPGILKF, from the exons ATGAGTGCCATCAGCATT GGTCCAGACCCCACTATGGTATACCAACCAGAGATTGGGATAAAGGAAACTAAAAAGAAAGAGCAATATAGAAACTTTGAG agcGGAAGTCTAGTTGATCGTGTATTTCACACGTACAAGATGATGCACACCAACCAGACGCTGGACTTTGTGAAACAAAAG gaaGCTGAATGGGctggctgcacacacacccagatGAGCATGATGGACGCCATCATGTCTTTGGACGATGTGGTGGATGAGTCTGATCCTGATGTGGACTTCCCAAACTCATTCCATGCTTTCCAGACAGCTGAAGGGATTCGCCAAGAATATCCAGACAACG ACTGGTTCCAGCTGGTGGGCCTGATCCATGATGCGGGGAAGATAATGGCTCTTTGGGATGAACCCCAG TGGGCTGTTGTCGGCGACACCTTCCCGGTGGGCTGCCGGTTCCAGGACTCCATCGTGTTCAGAGACGAAACCTTCCAGGACAACCCAGATGAGAACAATCCCAACTACAA TACTAAATATGGGATATATGAACCAAAATGTGGGCTGGACAGTGTCCACATGTCCTGGGGCCATGATG AGTACCTTTACAGAGTTCTGAAGTTCAACACCTGCCCCATCCCAGAGGAG GGCTTGTACATGATTCGCTTCCATTCCTTCTATCCCTGGCACACCCATGGAGACTATATGCATCTCTGCAATGATAAAGACCTGCTCATACTGCCCAGTGTGCAACAGTTTAA CAAATTCGACCTGTACACGAAAAACACCGACCTGCCTGACCCTGGGAAGCTGAAGCCGTACTATCAGTCTCTGATAGACAAATACTGTCCTGGAATACTGAAGTTTTGA
- the adm2b gene encoding protein ADM2 yields MHFLCTMVSALFLLPGFLPLEIQPQALTLKSLTHSHRSSSPTTSKYPTPSNTTTRPRAAFSHTTQGDRYIIWKARIHKEAPRRSADQSDAVPEAWQRGSRGRRHTGIGGWRGHGHLMRVGCILGTCQVQNLSHRLYQLIGQSGREDSSPINPRSPHSYG; encoded by the exons ATGCATTTCCTCTGCACTATGGTGAGTGCACTTTTCCTGTTGCCTGGCTTCCTGCCTCTGGAGATCCAGCCCCAGGCTTTGACTCTGAAGAGCCTCACTCATAGTCACAG gTCGAGTTCGCCCACAACCTCTAAATACCCAACGCCTTCTAACACAACCACCAGGCCTAGAGCGGCTTTCAGCCACACTACCCAGGGAGATAGATATATCATTTGGAAGGCCCGGATTCACAAGGAGGCCCCACGGAGGTCAGCTGACCAAAGCGACGCCGTGCCAGAAGCCTGGCAGCGTGGGTCGCGGGGTCGTCGCCATACCGGCATCGGAGGCTGGAGGGGTCATGGACATCTGATGAGAGTTGGCTGCATCCTGGGTACCTGTCAGGTTCAGAACCTCAGCCACCGTCTCTACCAGCTGATTGGACAGAGTGGAAGGGAAGACTCCTCCCCTATTAACCCTCGCAGTCCCCACAGCTATGGCTAA
- the LOC137894268 gene encoding MOB kinase activator 2: MGGCHSYPSATKADSKSLQSANIGSDKLGVNNNNLEERPYLRQQNVCQRIPHTDMSTLTALPPGVDKREWLATNTVAFFKNINLFSSALSEFCTPSTCPTACGPGNTVYAWTDDHGRKLKCSAPLYFDYAMSYIQELLIDEDVFPTKAGSVFPTGFIFLVQKVFLLFFRTLAHIYCSHYRETLELGLHPHLNTLFKHLTLFCEQNALLESEDTEALQDLIKALEQQG; encoded by the exons ATGGGGGGCTGCCACAGTTACCCCTCGGCGACCAAGGCGGACAGCAAGTCTCTCCAATCGGCCAACATCGGCAGTGACAAACT GGGAGTTAATAACAATAATCTGGAGGAGCGTCCGTACCTCCGGCAGCAGAACGTGTGCCAGCGGATCCCGCACACAGACATGTCAACCCTCACAGCTCTGCCGCCTGGAGTCGACAAGAGGGAGTGGCTCGCCACCAATA cagTAGCATTTTTCAAGAATATAAACCTGTTCTCAAGTGCGCTGTCTGAGTTTTGCACTCCCAGCACCTGCCCGACTGCCTGCGGACCAGGCAACAC GGTGTATGCTTGGACCGATGATCACGGCAGGAAGCTGAAGTGCTCTGCCCCGCTTTACTTTGACTATGCCATGTCATACATTCAGGAGCTACTGATTGATGAAGATGTGTTTCCCACAAAAGCAg GCTCCGTGTTTCCGACAGGCTTCATCTTTCTTGTCCAGAAggtgtttttgctgtttttccgAACGCTCGCACACATTTACTGCTCTCACTACAGAGAGACACTCGAACTGGGCCTGCACCCACACCTCAATACTCTCTTCAAGCACCTCACGCTCTTCTGTGAACAGAATGCCCTGTTGGAGTCAGAGGACACCGAGGCACTGCAGGACCTCATCAAGGCTCTGGAGCAGCAAGGCTGA
- the miox gene encoding inositol oxygenase isoform X1, whose amino-acid sequence MNGSGLRNSNKLSNNMVGPDPTMVYQPEIGIKETKKKEQYRNFESGSLVDRVFHTYKMMHTNQTLDFVKQKEAEWAGCTHTQMSMMDAIMSLDDVVDESDPDVDFPNSFHAFQTAEGIRQEYPDNDWFQLVGLIHDAGKIMALWDEPQWAVVGDTFPVGCRFQDSIVFRDETFQDNPDENNPNYNTKYGIYEPKCGLDSVHMSWGHDEYLYRVLKFNTCPIPEEGLYMIRFHSFYPWHTHGDYMHLCNDKDLLILPSVQQFNKFDLYTKNTDLPDPGKLKPYYQSLIDKYCPGILKF is encoded by the exons ATGAACGGCAGTGGACTGAGAAACTCCAACAAACTTTCAAACAACATGGTG GGTCCAGACCCCACTATGGTATACCAACCAGAGATTGGGATAAAGGAAACTAAAAAGAAAGAGCAATATAGAAACTTTGAG agcGGAAGTCTAGTTGATCGTGTATTTCACACGTACAAGATGATGCACACCAACCAGACGCTGGACTTTGTGAAACAAAAG gaaGCTGAATGGGctggctgcacacacacccagatGAGCATGATGGACGCCATCATGTCTTTGGACGATGTGGTGGATGAGTCTGATCCTGATGTGGACTTCCCAAACTCATTCCATGCTTTCCAGACAGCTGAAGGGATTCGCCAAGAATATCCAGACAACG ACTGGTTCCAGCTGGTGGGCCTGATCCATGATGCGGGGAAGATAATGGCTCTTTGGGATGAACCCCAG TGGGCTGTTGTCGGCGACACCTTCCCGGTGGGCTGCCGGTTCCAGGACTCCATCGTGTTCAGAGACGAAACCTTCCAGGACAACCCAGATGAGAACAATCCCAACTACAA TACTAAATATGGGATATATGAACCAAAATGTGGGCTGGACAGTGTCCACATGTCCTGGGGCCATGATG AGTACCTTTACAGAGTTCTGAAGTTCAACACCTGCCCCATCCCAGAGGAG GGCTTGTACATGATTCGCTTCCATTCCTTCTATCCCTGGCACACCCATGGAGACTATATGCATCTCTGCAATGATAAAGACCTGCTCATACTGCCCAGTGTGCAACAGTTTAA CAAATTCGACCTGTACACGAAAAACACCGACCTGCCTGACCCTGGGAAGCTGAAGCCGTACTATCAGTCTCTGATAGACAAATACTGTCCTGGAATACTGAAGTTTTGA
- the ppp6r2b gene encoding serine/threonine-protein phosphatase 6 regulatory subunit 2, with protein sequence MFWKFDLHTSSHLEALLDKEDVTLTELMDEEDVLQECKSQNRRLLLFLCQDRCMEELVRMITTEPPTGVEEIKRFKYPNIACELLTCDVGLINDKLGSEEPLLETLYTFLQQQSPLNPLLASFFSKTIGNLITRKTEQVLGFLRRKEGFLSLVLKHIDTSAMMDVLLRLISCVEPTPLRLETLAWLNEEKLAQRLIELIHPERDEERQSNASQTLCDIIRLSRDQANQLQEISQPDPLLTMLESQECVEQLLQNMFSGEIIESCIVNGIQVLLTLLEIRRPVSMVDGVMDAQGFERSYAVNSCILLAIQPHLIHFHQLLLEPPKQTPMLTTLGVLEEPLGNTRLHVARLVASLLYTSSSSHTVVAQELCRLNTMDLLLDLFFKYTWNNFLHLQVELCVAAILRPCAHEMRLQPGLGAPETLKPLQDASQEQSLAEDHSESPVTPETAAHNLMVTHLFQHCHLVQKILGAWEENDKIQSDGGMRRGYMGHLTRIANTVVHNLEKGPVHTQISSLITDLPVDYRGRWEKFVDQTLSETNRKNTIDLIGNGNARPSSEDDMESPFPKELTLQQAFSDYQIQQMTANFVDQFGFNDEEFTDHDDSVGATFDRIAEININIDPGQDSTSAAVFEACSKERIQPFDDDEEDIWEEKEINFATQAKSRNRFGGSRSSQSHAAHKAHDATAASGTEATDKAAGSDSEEGEDPRDDPDPFSSQAQTEEAKCTGWIADFGEVNSKAPAAGVKFSAWETPDCQTAPKETEQKGWAKFPDFQPFCCAETGPRCSSPVNSEPSGSDGSNPNQNPCVWSVCVARKAPLVASDSSSSNTSGSDEEEGKTESATSRMVTTETTTTGAGKETVQLTMDAANERALFSSEADVAPVEGKDKGNENENGNQNMKNHGDSLSSTQKVQPAANGPA encoded by the exons ATGTTTTGGAAGTTTGACTTGCACACATCATCTCACCTGGAGGCGCTACTAGACAAGGAGGATGTCACGCTCACCGAGCTCATGGATGAGGAAGATGTGCTGCAGGAGTGTAAATCCCAGAACAGGAG ACTGCTGCTGTTCCTGTGCCAGGACCGGTGCATGGAGGAGCTGGTCCGTATGATCACTACGGAACCCCCTACTGGTGTCGAGGAGATCAAGCGCTTCAA GTATCCAAATATAGCATGTGAGCTGTTGACATGTGACGTAGGGCTGATCAATGATAAGTTGGGTAGTGAGGAGCCTCTGCTGGAAACGCTGTATaccttcctgcagcagcaatcCCCACTTAACCCCCTTCTAGCATCTTTCTTCAGCAAGACCATAGGGAACCTCATCACACGAAAGACTGagcag GTGCTCGGTTTCTTGCGACGGAAGGAGGGATTTCTCTCCTTGGTCTTGAAGCACATCGATAcgtcagccatgatggatgtGCTGTTGAGACTCATCAGCTGCGTGGAGCCGACGCCCCTCCGGCTCGAGACTCTTGCT TGGCTGAATGAGGAGAAACTTGCACAGAGACTGATCGAGCTCATTCACCCTGAGAGGGATGAGGAG AGGCAGTCCAATGCATCTCAGACTTTGTGTGACATCATTCGTCTGAGCAGAGACCAGGCCAATCAGCTGCAAGAGATTTCGCAACCCGACCCTCTGCTGACGATGCTGGAGTC gcagGAGTGTGTGGAGCAGTTGTTGCAGAATATGTTCTCAGGAGAGATTATTGAGAGCTGCATTGTCAATGGGATTCAGGTTCTTCTCACGTTACTGGAAATAAGAAGGCCCGTGTCAAT GGTGGATGGTGTGATGGATGCTCAGGGATTTGAGAGAAGCTATGCTGTTAACAGCTGCATTTTGCTGGCCATCCAACCACATCTGATACACTTCCACCAGCTTCTCCTGGAACCACCCAAG CAAACTCCCATGTTGACTACTCTGGGTGTGCTGGAGGAGCCATTAGGGAACACGCGTCTACATGTAGCCAGGCTTGTGGCCTCCCTGCTGTATACCAGCTCGTCCAGCCACACTGTTGTCGCACAGGAACTGTGCAGACTCAATACGATGGACCTGCTTCTG GATTTGTTCTTCAAATACACGTGGAACAACTTTTTGCACCTCCAAGTAGAGCTTTGCGTCGCTGCCATTCTCAGGCCCTGTGCCCATGAAATGAGACTTCAGCCTGGCTTGGGAGCGCCGGAAACACTCAAGCCTCTTCAGGATGCTTCACAAGAGCAATCTTTGGCTGAAGATCACTCTGAATCTCCAGTCACCCCTGAAACCGCTGCACATAATCTAATGGTGACCCAT TTGTTCCAGCATTGCCACCTGGTCCAGAAAATTCTAGGGGCTTGGGAAGAGAATGATAAAATACA GTCAGACGGTGGAATGAGAAGAGGATACATGGGACACCTGACTAGGATCGCCAACACGGTGGTTCACAACCTGGAGAAGGGCCCAGTCCACACACAGATCAGTAGCCTcatcacag ACCTCCCAGTGGACTACAGGGGGCGCTGGGAAAAGTTTGTGGACCAGACTTTGtcagagacaaacaggaaaaacaccATAGACCTG ATCGGCAACGGAAATGCTCGCCCATCCTCAGAGGATGACATGGAGAGCCCCTTCCCCAAAGAACTGACTCTGCAGCAG GCCTTTTCCGACTACCAGATCCAGCAGATGACGGCTAACTTTGTGGATCAATTTGGCTTCAATGATGAGGAGTTTACTGATCACGACGACAGCGTTGG GGCAACCTTTGACCGCATTGCAGAGATCAATATCAACATTGACCCCGGACAGGACAGT ACTAGTGCAGCCGTGTTTGAGGCTTGTTCCAAGGAGAGGATCCagccctttgatgatgatgaagaggacatTTGGGAGGAGAAAGAGATCAACTTTGCAACACAAGCCAAGTCCCGTAACCG GTTTGGCGGGTCACGATCGTCCCAGAGCCATGCAGCCCATAAAGCTCATGATGCGACGGCAGCGTCTGGCACTGAGGCGACTGACAAAGCAGCAGGTTCGGACTCTGAGGAGGGAGAGGATCCGAGAGATGACCCGGATCCTTTCTCGAGTCAGGCCCAGACTGAGGAAGCAAAAT GCACCGGGTGGATAGCTGACTTTGGGGAGGTGAACTCAAaggctcctgcagcaggagtgAAGTTTTCGGCCTGGGAGACCCCAGATTGCCAAACAGCCCCCAAAGAGACGGAGCAGAAGGGATGGGCCAAATTCCCCGACTTCCAGCCTTTCTGTTG tgctgaAACAGGCCCCAGATGCAGCTCGCCTGTGAACTCGGAGCCCAGTGGATCAGACGGCTCCAACCCAAACCAGAATC CGTGCGTGTGGAGTGTGTGCGTCGCGAGGAAAGCCCCACTGGTGGCGTCGGACAGCTCTTCGTCCAACACCTCGGGCAGCGATGAAGAAGAAGGCAAGACGGAGTCTGCGACCAGTCGGATGGTGACGACGGAGACCACGACCACAGGAGCTGGGAAGGAGACCGTTCAGCTCACCATGGACGCCGCAAACGAGAGGGCCTTGTTCAGCAG TGAAGCAGACGTGGCGCCAGTAGAGGGAAAAGACAAAGGGAACGAAAATGAAAACGGAAATCAGAACATGAAGAACCACGGAGACAGCCTCAGCTCCActca AAAGGTGCAGCCTGCGGCCAATGGACCGGCTTAA